In Vespula vulgaris chromosome 10, iyVesVulg1.1, whole genome shotgun sequence, the following are encoded in one genomic region:
- the LOC127067084 gene encoding 40S ribosomal protein S10-like, translated as MLMPKKNRVAIYEYLFKEGVMVAKKDYHAPKHPELESIPNLQVIKAMQSLKSKGYVKEQFAWRHFYWYLTNEGIEYLRGYLHLPPEIVPSTLKRQVRSETTRPRPAAGPRSEASRPTEDRAGYRRGPGGLAGPADKKADVGAGTGDLEFRGGFGRGKAP; from the exons aTGTTGATGCCAAAAAAAAACCGTGTTgctatatatgaatatttgtttaaagaaGGAGTCATGGTAGCAAAGAAAGACTACCATGCTCCTAAACACCCTGAACTTGAATCAATCCCTAATTTACAAGTAATAAAAGCAATGCag TCTCTCAAATCCAAAGGATATGTCAAAGAACAATTTGCTTGGCGACATTTCTATTGGTATTTAACAAATGAGGGTATTGAATATCTACGTGGATACTTGCATCTTCCACCTGAAATAGTACCATCTACATTAAAGAGACAAGTAAGATCTGAAACGACAAGACCTAGGCCAGCTGCAGGACCAAGAAGCGAAGCTTCAAGACCAACAGAAGACCGTGCTGGATACAGACGAGGTCCAGGAGGTCTTGCTGGACCTGCTGATAAAAAAGCCGATGTCGGTGCTGGTACAGGTGACTTAGAATTTCGTGGTGGTTTTGGACGTGGAAAAGCCCcataa
- the LOC127067086 gene encoding bladder cancer-associated protein yields the protein MYCLQWLLPVLLIPKPVNPALLQTHVMFMALYLIGFFLERKPCNTCGLVFLVAIFLICYSGIGNCFLWSKNCDTVRCANG from the coding sequence ATGTATTGCCTACAGTGGTTGCTTCCAGTATTATTAATACCCAAACCTGTAAATCCTGCATTGCTACAAACGCACGTTATGTTTATGGCACTTTATCTAATTGGATTCTTTTTGGAACGAAAACCTTGTAATACGTGCGGTTTAGTTTTCTTAGTTGCAATCTTTCTGATATGTTACAGTGGTATCGGTAACTGCTTCTTATGGAGCAAAAATTGTGACACTGTAAGATGTGCTAACggttaa
- the LOC127067078 gene encoding sorting nexin-17 → MHFSIPDTQEFVDAASNTYVGYNIHINGLFHCTVRYKQLLNLHEQLVKDADVPLPTFPPKKFFPLTMTQQEERRVGLEKYIQTIGQNPVINSSELLNGFLLNAQQEAVNGPFENEYLDVFLSNDCKVTINVSTKENSGQVLKKVYDRIMLLNHLHPYFALFIIVQEDNNAIVLRKLQDFESPVITYKNMCTLGIRVVLGKNYWDIEHDLEILDDSVGLSLLYNQTVAEIQRGWILITDEMQNRLENLQKKGIKKEYMKIARTLKYYGYVQFVPCFCDYPLPESKVVIAIGKNELNLRVLTADDKPQEIAFKVTRMRCWRITTSQNGIDRYDHHDHFNLELSFEYLIARNQLQWITVSSDQAILMSVCLQSMIDELLLKSTDGNKHQEPQKKSWTYIMRDGHSRIVMGAGSIENIDEEKQQDEVHSSTGVEPIIKKLTDRLSIMKLKKSSDDKTIVYKHERGRTRECDIVENNAFYTIGDEDL, encoded by the exons ATGCATTTTTCTATACCAGACACCCAAGAATTCGTAGATGCAGCTAGTAACACATATGTT GGctataatattcatattaatgGATTATTTCATTGTACTGTACGATACAAGCAATTGCTTAATTTACACGAACAGTTAGTAAAAGATGCCGATGTTCCTCTTCCAACATTTCCTCCAAAAAAGTTCTTTCCTCTAACCATGACTCAACAGGAAGAACGTCGTGTtggtttagaaaaatatattcagacGATAGGACAGAATCCGGTAATAAATTCTTCAGAATTATTAAatggatttttattaaatgcaCAACAAGAAGCTGTGAATGGTCCATTTGAGAACGAGTATTTAGatgtatttctttcaaatgatTGTAAAGTAACCATTAATGTttctacgaaagaaaattctggACAAGTTTTAAag aAAGTATATGACCGTATTATGTTACTGAACCATTTGCATCCTTACTTTGCTTTGTTTATTATTGTGCAAGAAGATAACAATGCAATTG TATTGCGGAAGTTACAGGATTTTGAATCTCCTgttataacatataaaaacatGTGCACTCTAGGTATTCGAGTAGTACTTGGAAAAAATTATTGGGATATTGAGCatgatttagaaatattagatGATTCGGTAGGTTTGAGTTTATTATACAACCAAACAGTAGCAGAAATTCAAAGGGGATGGATCTTAATTACAGATGAAATGCAAAATCGCTTGGaaaatctacaaaaaaaaggaataaaaaaagag tatatGAAGATTGCACGCACTTTGAAATATTATGGTTATGTACAATTTGTACCATGCTTTTGTGATTATCCTCTACCAGAATCAAAGGTAGTAATTGCCATtggtaaaaatgaattaaatttacgTGTATTAACGGCCGATGATAAACCACAAGAAATAGCATTTAAGGTAACGAGAATGCGATGTTGGCGTATAACTACTTCACAAAAT gGTATAGACAGATACGATCATCACGACCATTTTAATCTTGAGCTatctttcgaatatttaataGCAAGGAATCAATTGCAATGGATTACAGTTTCTTCTGATCAGGCTATTTTAATGTCTGTATGTCTGCAATCTATGATAGAcgaattgttattaaaaagtaCAGATGGCAACAAGCATCAG GAACCACAAAAAAAATCCTGGACGTATATAATGAGAGATGGGCATAGCCGTATCGTCATGGGAGCAGgatcaatagaaaatattgacgaagaaaaacaa cAAGATGAAGTTCATTCCAGTACTGGAGTAGAAcctattatcaaaaaattaacAGACAGGTTGtcaattatgaaattaaagaaatctaGCGACGACAAAACTATCGTTTATAAACATGAAAGAGGACGCACAAGAGAATGTGATATTGTGGAAAATAATGCATTTTATACGATAGGAGATGAAGATTTATAG
- the LOC127067077 gene encoding serine/threonine-protein kinase 3 gives MSSKSELKKLSEESLTRQPEEVFDIICKLGEGSYGSVYKALHKESGQVLAIKQVPVDTDLQEIIKEISIMQQCDSPYVVKYYGSYFKNTDLWIVMEYCGAGSVSDIMRLRKKTLQEDEIATILSDTLKGLEYLHLRRKIHRDIKAGNILLNNEGHAKLADFGVAGQLTDTMAKRNTVIGTPFWMAPEVIQEIGYDCVADIWSLGITALEMAEGKPPYGDIHPMRAIFMIPTKPPPSFREPDQWSPEFIDFVSGCLVKNPEERATATELLNHEFIGNAKQPSILSQMIAEAHEIREKQSAHRAHVINNVAIKNQNQADDSDEEDCSGTMKPLPEDTGTLVPSHDLPDTGTLVSAVLDLGTMVINSDTDTEATMKRHNTGSVESGKKYRPLFLDHFDKKEAPEIGKGNGQISGAHNVEIANKIEVQGATESQRFQSHLQLQLNQISHPVQEQPPNNVGKFQNVFTERDFDFLKFLSYEELQQRMANLDAEMEREIDELRRRYQTKRQPILDAMDTKRKRQQNF, from the exons ATGTCTTCTAAGAG CGAATTAAAAAAGTTGTCCGAAGAAAGCTTAACGAGACAACCTGAGGAagtatttgatattatatgcaaattaGGAGAAGG ATCTTATGGATCCGTTTACAAGGCACTGCATAAAGAGAGTGGACAAGTGCTTGCTATTAAACAAGTACCCGTGGATACGGACTTACAGGAGATCATCAAGGAAATTTCAATTATGCAACAATGTGACTCCCCATACGTTGTTAAATATTATGgaagttattttaaaaatacagaCTTATGG ATCGTGATGGAGTATTGTGGTGCTGGATCTGTTAGCGATATTATGAGATTAAGGAAAAAGACGCTGCAAGAAGATGAAATCGCTACGATTCTCAGTGATACCTTAAAGGGATTAGAATACTTgcatttaagaagaaaaatacacaGGGACATTAAAGCtggaaatattttactaaataACGAAGGACACGCTAAATTAGCCGATTTTGGTGTAGCGGGTCAATTGACT GATACAATGGCTAAACGTAATACAGTAATTGGAACGCCATTTTGGATGGCACCAGAAGTAATACAAGAGATAGGATATGACTGCGTCGCGGATATATGGTCGCTCGGTATAACGGCTTTAGAAATGGCAGAAGGAAAACCTCCTTATGGGGATATTCATCCGATGAGAGCTATATTTATGATTCCAACTAAACCTCCACCTAGCTTTAGAGAACCGGACCAATGGAGTCCAGAATTTATTGACTTTGTCAGCGGGTGCCTTGTTAAAAATCCAGAAGAGAGAGCTACGGCGACTGAATTACTCAATCACGAATTTATTG GCAATGCGAAACAACCAAGTATTCTTAGTCAAATGATCGCTGAAGCGCATGAAATACGAGAGAAGCAAAGTGCGCATCGTGCACATGTTATCAACAACGTCGCGatcaaaaatcaaaatcaagCGGATGATTCG GACGAAGAAGACTGTAGTGGTACTATGAAACCTTTGCCAGAGGACACAGGAACGCTCGTTCCCAGTCATGATTTACCAGACACTGGAACGCTTGTATCTGCAGTATTAGATCTTGGTACAATGGTCATTAACAGCGATACCGATACTGAAGCCACTATGAAAA GGCATAATACTGGATCAGTCGAATCTGGGAAGAAATATCGACCTTTGTTTCTAGATCATTTTGATAAAAAGGAAGCACCTGAGATAGGAAAA GGCAATGGGCAAATATCAGGAGCGCATAACGTAGAGATCGCTAATAAAATTGAAGTTCAAGGTGCTACAGAATCTCAAAGGTTTCAAAGTCATTTACAATTACAACTCAATCAAATATCGCATCCGGTGCAAGAGCAACCGCCTAATAACGTAGGCAAGTTTCAAAACGTATTTACGGAACGTGATTTTGACTTT TTAAAGTTTCTATCTTACGAAGAACTGCAACAGCGAATGGCTAATCTGGACGCGGAAATGGAACGCGAAATTGATGAATTAAGAAGAAGATATCAAACGAAGAGGCAACCAATTTTAGATGCCATGGATACTAAACGAAAGAGACAACAGAACTTCTAA